The Scophthalmus maximus strain ysfricsl-2021 chromosome 7, ASM2237912v1, whole genome shotgun sequence genome includes a window with the following:
- the ppfibp2b gene encoding liprin-beta-2b isoform X5, giving the protein MLPAITMETEASHMLEAALVQMDDIIAGSKAAAGEFSHSMYDLGSPAGAGPLQVVQLAEDLKLALERRPDQQERESLRARLRSDTAQALVDWLQSGSVNRCSPANNETYQERLLRLEGDKESLVLQVSVLTDQVEAQGEKIRDLESSLEEHRQKLASTEEMLQQELISRTSLETQKLDLMDEVSYLKLRLVGVEETHSDTTQQRQDAADTNQNKAECVVNLISELQEQMCRFQAEISTRIQEKRALEEREAQQEAEPRGGQAQGPAPQPELADSDDSRPDSDAWMHNGGQTVHDLLDEVKQLKSKVEDLEREKSRYEKKLRATKTEISELQQLLASKDAEIECLQTQLLARDGSANDNAEREEVYIKQLINKYQEYHRLKVGMESLLASNDEKDRRIEELTALIGQYRKMREVMALTQGSSEEELSGSLKLRAITRRAHSDTLRSEISSRGSSPLMLSSSIYHRELDLSLQNSLDTSLVSTGDTSFFNGSWHQGRLLSSSLEELQSGSLQKAVQPAESESDVGAETPHLELSGYQTLPGKRSKKSEPRAALNGDAEYSSPAREHEQDYRLRSPGKHELYDVGRPEKPEESLLSDQSPLSSGVDSGQQSPVSPENRKSHRGIKKLWGKIRRSQSGSPVQLHDPELGEFKRGGFRATAGPRLARSGNARDPKAPFSKWSTEQVCDWLEDIGLGQYAVFARHWVTDGQTLLAASVQDLEKEMAVKNPLHRKKLQLAVKAFGSKQPEKSAELDYVWVTRWLDDIGLPQYKDQFNDGRVDGQMLQYLTVNDLLFLKVTSQLHHLSIKCAIHVLHVNKFNANCLKRRPGNENQFSPGEVIQWSNHRVMEWLRSVDLAEYAPNLRGSGVHGGLIMLEPRFGWDTLAMLLNIPPQKSLLRRHLSTNFNGLVGAQARREKREYTEAPGYTPLSITAKVKPKKLGFSNLTHLRRRRSDESTDYVCPIEASPSPGSGQPAVNGAQVRPYAGFRGLSPILDRETDPSRDQ; this is encoded by the exons GTGAACCGCTGTTCTCCAGCCAACAATGAAACCTACCAAGAGCGACTGCTCCGCCTAGAGGGGGACAAGGAGTCTCTGGTGCTGCAG GTGAGCGTTCTGACCGACCAGGTGGAGGCTCAGGGGGAGAAGATCCGAGACCTGGAGAGTTCCCTGGAGGAACATCGGCAGAAACTGGCCTCCACGGAGGAGATGCTGcaacag GAGCTGATCAGCAGGACGTCTCTGGAGACTCAGAAGCTGGACCTGATGGACGAGGTGTCCTACCTCAAGCTGAGGCTGGTCGGCGTGGAGGAGACGCACAGCGACACGACGCAACAACGGCAGGACGCTGCGGACACCAATCAGAACAAGGCTGAG tgTGTGGTAAACCTCATCAGTGAGCTCCAGGAGCAGATGTGCAGGTTTCAGGCAGAGATCAGCACTCGCATCCAGGAGAAACGGGCCCTGGAGGAGCGGGAGGcgcagcaggaggcggagccCCGAGGCGGCCAGGCCCAGGGCCCCGCCCCTCAGCCGGAGCTAGCCGACTCGGACGACAGCCGGCCCGACTCGGACGCCTGGATGCACAATGGAGGACAGACTGTACAC gaTCTGTTGGACGAAgtgaagcagctgaagagcAAAGTGGAGGATTTGGAACGAGAGAAGAGTCGATATGAGAAAAAACTACGGGCGACCAAG ACTGAGATctcggagctgcagcagctcctcgccTCCAAGGACGCCGAGATCGAGTGTCTGCAGACGCAGCTGCTCGCCAGAGACGGCTCGGCCAATGACAACGCAGAGAGAG AGGAGGTGTATATCAAGCAGCTGATTAACAAAT ACCAGGAATACCACAGGCTGAAGGTGGGGATGGAGTCTCTGTTGGCGTCTAATGACGAAAAG GATCGTCGTATCGAGGAGCTGACCGCTCTGATCGGCCAGTACAGGAAGATGCGCGAGGTCATGGCGCTCACACAAG GGAGCAGTGAAGAGGAGCTGAGCGGCAGTTTGAAGCTGCGAGCGATCACACGCAGAGCTCACTCCGACACTCTGCGTTCAGAG ATTTCATCCAGAGGATCGTCTCCGCTGATGTTGTCTTCATCCATTTACCACAGAGAGTTGGACTTAAg CCTCCAGAACTCCCTGGACACATCGCTGGTGTCCACCGGAGACACGAGCTTCTTCAACGGATCGTG GCATCAGGGCCGGTTGTTGTCGAGCAGCCTTGAAGAGTTGCAGAGCGGATCGTTACAAAAG GCTGTCCAACCTGCTGAAAGTGAATCAGATGTAGGGGCAGAG actCCGCACCTGGAGCTGAGCGGGTACCAGACTCTGCCGGGGAAGCGGAGTAAGAAGAGCGAGCCGAGGGCGGCGCTGAACGGAGACGCCGAGTACTCGTCTCCGGCGCGCGAGCACGAGCAGGACTACAGACTGA GATCTCCTGGGAAACACGAGCTCTATGATGTCG GACGTCCAGAGAAGCCGGAGGAGAGTCTCCTCTCGGACCAGTCGCCTCTGTCCTCCGGAGTGGACTCTGGACAACAGTCGCCCGTCTCCCCGGAGAACAGGAAGAGTCACAGAGGCATCAAGAAACTCTGGGGGAA GATCCGTCGCAGCCAGTCAGGTAGTCCCGTTCAGCTTCACGACCCCGAGCTGGGCGAGTTCAAGAGGGGGGGCTTCCGAGCCACGGCTGGACCACGACTGGCCCGTTCGGGGAACGCACG GGATCCCAAGGCGCCTTTTTCCAAGTGGAGCACGGAGCAGGTGTGCGACTGGCTGGAGGACATCGGGCTCGGTCAGTACGCCGTCTTTGCTCGCCACTGGGTCACCGACGGGCAGACTCTGCTGGCGGCCTCCGTGCAAGACCTGGagaag GAGATGGCCGTGAAGAATCCGCTCCACAGGAAGAAGCTCCAGTTGGCCGTCAAGGCGTTCGGCAGCAAGCAGCCCGAGAAGTCGGCAGAGCTCGATTACGTCTGGGTCACTC GTTGGCTCGACGACATCGGCCTCCCTCAGTACAAAGACCAGTTCAACGACGGAAGGGTGGATGGACAGATGCTGCAGTATCTCACCGTG AATGACCTGTTGTTCCTGAAGGTGACGAGTCAGCTCCACCACCTCAGCATCAAGTGTGCGATTCACGTTCTCCACGTCAACAAGTTTAACGCCAACTGCCTGAAACGCAGGCCCGGcaacgag AACCAGTTCTCTCCCGGCGAAGTCATCCAGTGGTCCAACCACCGAGTCATGGAGTGGCTGAGATCGGTGGACCTGGCCGAGTACGCACCGAACCTGCGGGGCAGCGGCGTGCACGGGGGCCTGATA ATGCTGGAGCCTCGCTTCGGCTGGGACACGCTGGCCATGCTGCTGAACATCCCGCCGCAGAAGTCGCTGCTGAGGCGCCACCTCAGCACCAACTTCAACGGTCTGGTGGGAGCGCAGGCGCGGCGCGAGAAGCGCGAGTACACGGAGGCGCCGGGCTACACGCCGCTCAGCATCACGGCCAAGGTCAAG CCAAAGAAGTTGGGCTTCTCCAACCTGACCCACCTCAGGAGAAGACGCTCCGACGAGTCCACGGATTACGTGTGTCCCATCGAGGCGTCCCCATCCCCCGGGTCGGGGCAGCCGGCGGTGAACGGGGCGCAGGTGCGTCCCTACGCCGGCTTCCGAGGCCTGAGCCCCATCCTGGACAGAGAGACCGACCCGTCCAGGGACCAG TGA
- the ppfibp2b gene encoding liprin-beta-2b isoform X3, with protein sequence MLPAITMETEASHMLEAALVQMDDIIAGSKAAAGEFSHSMYDLGSPAGAGPLQVVQLAEDLKLALERRPDQQERESLRARLRSDTAQALVDWLQSGSVNRCSPANNETYQERLLRLEGDKESLVLQVSVLTDQVEAQGEKIRDLESSLEEHRQKLASTEEMLQQELISRTSLETQKLDLMDEVSYLKLRLVGVEETHSDTTQQRQDAADTNQNKAECVVNLISELQEQMCRFQAEISTRIQEKRALEEREAQQEAEPRGGQAQGPAPQPELADSDDSRPDSDAWMHNGGQTVHDLLDEVKQLKSKVEDLEREKSRYEKKLRATKTEISELQQLLASKDAEIECLQTQLLARDGSANDNAEREEVYIKQLINKYQEYHRLKVGMESLLASNDEKDRRIEELTALIGQYRKMREVMALTQGSSEEELSGSLKLRAITRRAHSDTLRSEISSRGSSPLMLSSSIYHRELDLSLQNSLDTSLVSTGDTSFFNGSWHQGRLLSSSLEELQSGSLQKAVQPAESESDVGAETPHLELSGYQTLPGKRSKKSEPRAALNGDAEYSSPAREHEQDYRLRRPEKPEESLLSDQSPLSSGVDSGQQSPVSPENRKSHRGIKKLWGKIRRSQSGSPVQLHDPELGEFKRGGFRATAGPRLARSGNARDPKAPFSKWSTEQVCDWLEDIGLGQYAVFARHWVTDGQTLLAASVQDLEKEMAVKNPLHRKKLQLAVKAFGSKQPEKSAELDYVWVTRWLDDIGLPQYKDQFNDGRVDGQMLQYLTVNDLLFLKVTSQLHHLSIKCAIHVLHVNKFNANCLKRRPGNENQFSPGEVIQWSNHRVMEWLRSVDLAEYAPNLRGSGVHGGLIMLEPRFGWDTLAMLLNIPPQKSLLRRHLSTNFNGLVGAQARREKREYTEAPGYTPLSITAKVKPKKLGFSNLTHLRRRRSDESTDYVCPIEASPSPGSGQPAVNGAQVRPYAGFRGLSPILDRETDPSRDQMVITEGTVLQIEALSESINNLTYLLSREELQKELRRAQTALV encoded by the exons GTGAACCGCTGTTCTCCAGCCAACAATGAAACCTACCAAGAGCGACTGCTCCGCCTAGAGGGGGACAAGGAGTCTCTGGTGCTGCAG GTGAGCGTTCTGACCGACCAGGTGGAGGCTCAGGGGGAGAAGATCCGAGACCTGGAGAGTTCCCTGGAGGAACATCGGCAGAAACTGGCCTCCACGGAGGAGATGCTGcaacag GAGCTGATCAGCAGGACGTCTCTGGAGACTCAGAAGCTGGACCTGATGGACGAGGTGTCCTACCTCAAGCTGAGGCTGGTCGGCGTGGAGGAGACGCACAGCGACACGACGCAACAACGGCAGGACGCTGCGGACACCAATCAGAACAAGGCTGAG tgTGTGGTAAACCTCATCAGTGAGCTCCAGGAGCAGATGTGCAGGTTTCAGGCAGAGATCAGCACTCGCATCCAGGAGAAACGGGCCCTGGAGGAGCGGGAGGcgcagcaggaggcggagccCCGAGGCGGCCAGGCCCAGGGCCCCGCCCCTCAGCCGGAGCTAGCCGACTCGGACGACAGCCGGCCCGACTCGGACGCCTGGATGCACAATGGAGGACAGACTGTACAC gaTCTGTTGGACGAAgtgaagcagctgaagagcAAAGTGGAGGATTTGGAACGAGAGAAGAGTCGATATGAGAAAAAACTACGGGCGACCAAG ACTGAGATctcggagctgcagcagctcctcgccTCCAAGGACGCCGAGATCGAGTGTCTGCAGACGCAGCTGCTCGCCAGAGACGGCTCGGCCAATGACAACGCAGAGAGAG AGGAGGTGTATATCAAGCAGCTGATTAACAAAT ACCAGGAATACCACAGGCTGAAGGTGGGGATGGAGTCTCTGTTGGCGTCTAATGACGAAAAG GATCGTCGTATCGAGGAGCTGACCGCTCTGATCGGCCAGTACAGGAAGATGCGCGAGGTCATGGCGCTCACACAAG GGAGCAGTGAAGAGGAGCTGAGCGGCAGTTTGAAGCTGCGAGCGATCACACGCAGAGCTCACTCCGACACTCTGCGTTCAGAG ATTTCATCCAGAGGATCGTCTCCGCTGATGTTGTCTTCATCCATTTACCACAGAGAGTTGGACTTAAg CCTCCAGAACTCCCTGGACACATCGCTGGTGTCCACCGGAGACACGAGCTTCTTCAACGGATCGTG GCATCAGGGCCGGTTGTTGTCGAGCAGCCTTGAAGAGTTGCAGAGCGGATCGTTACAAAAG GCTGTCCAACCTGCTGAAAGTGAATCAGATGTAGGGGCAGAG actCCGCACCTGGAGCTGAGCGGGTACCAGACTCTGCCGGGGAAGCGGAGTAAGAAGAGCGAGCCGAGGGCGGCGCTGAACGGAGACGCCGAGTACTCGTCTCCGGCGCGCGAGCACGAGCAGGACTACAGACTGA GACGTCCAGAGAAGCCGGAGGAGAGTCTCCTCTCGGACCAGTCGCCTCTGTCCTCCGGAGTGGACTCTGGACAACAGTCGCCCGTCTCCCCGGAGAACAGGAAGAGTCACAGAGGCATCAAGAAACTCTGGGGGAA GATCCGTCGCAGCCAGTCAGGTAGTCCCGTTCAGCTTCACGACCCCGAGCTGGGCGAGTTCAAGAGGGGGGGCTTCCGAGCCACGGCTGGACCACGACTGGCCCGTTCGGGGAACGCACG GGATCCCAAGGCGCCTTTTTCCAAGTGGAGCACGGAGCAGGTGTGCGACTGGCTGGAGGACATCGGGCTCGGTCAGTACGCCGTCTTTGCTCGCCACTGGGTCACCGACGGGCAGACTCTGCTGGCGGCCTCCGTGCAAGACCTGGagaag GAGATGGCCGTGAAGAATCCGCTCCACAGGAAGAAGCTCCAGTTGGCCGTCAAGGCGTTCGGCAGCAAGCAGCCCGAGAAGTCGGCAGAGCTCGATTACGTCTGGGTCACTC GTTGGCTCGACGACATCGGCCTCCCTCAGTACAAAGACCAGTTCAACGACGGAAGGGTGGATGGACAGATGCTGCAGTATCTCACCGTG AATGACCTGTTGTTCCTGAAGGTGACGAGTCAGCTCCACCACCTCAGCATCAAGTGTGCGATTCACGTTCTCCACGTCAACAAGTTTAACGCCAACTGCCTGAAACGCAGGCCCGGcaacgag AACCAGTTCTCTCCCGGCGAAGTCATCCAGTGGTCCAACCACCGAGTCATGGAGTGGCTGAGATCGGTGGACCTGGCCGAGTACGCACCGAACCTGCGGGGCAGCGGCGTGCACGGGGGCCTGATA ATGCTGGAGCCTCGCTTCGGCTGGGACACGCTGGCCATGCTGCTGAACATCCCGCCGCAGAAGTCGCTGCTGAGGCGCCACCTCAGCACCAACTTCAACGGTCTGGTGGGAGCGCAGGCGCGGCGCGAGAAGCGCGAGTACACGGAGGCGCCGGGCTACACGCCGCTCAGCATCACGGCCAAGGTCAAG CCAAAGAAGTTGGGCTTCTCCAACCTGACCCACCTCAGGAGAAGACGCTCCGACGAGTCCACGGATTACGTGTGTCCCATCGAGGCGTCCCCATCCCCCGGGTCGGGGCAGCCGGCGGTGAACGGGGCGCAGGTGCGTCCCTACGCCGGCTTCCGAGGCCTGAGCCCCATCCTGGACAGAGAGACCGACCCGTCCAGGGACCAG atggTGATCACAGAGGGCACCGTGTTGCAAATAGAAGCTCTGTCTGAGAGCATCAACAACCTCACA TACCTGCTCAGCcgggaggagctgcagaaggagCTGAGACGGGCCCAGACGGCGCTCGTCTGA
- the ppfibp2b gene encoding liprin-beta-2b isoform X4: MLPAITMETEASHMLEAALVQMDDIIAGSKAAAGEFSHSMYDLGSPAGAGPLQVVQLAEDLKLALERRPDQQERESLRARLRSDTAQALVDWLQSGSVNRCSPANNETYQERLLRLEGDKESLVLQVSVLTDQVEAQGEKIRDLESSLEEHRQKLASTEEMLQQELISRTSLETQKLDLMDEVSYLKLRLVGVEETHSDTTQQRQDAADTNQNKAECVVNLISELQEQMCRFQAEISTRIQEKRALEEREAQQEAEPRGGQAQGPAPQPELADSDDSRPDSDAWMHNGGQTVHDLLDEVKQLKSKVEDLEREKSRYEKKLRATKTEISELQQLLASKDAEIECLQTQLLARDGSANDNAEREEVYIKQLINKYQEYHRLKVGMESLLASNDEKDRRIEELTALIGQYRKMREVMALTQGSSEEELSGSLKLRAITRRAHSDTLRSEISSRGSSPLMLSSSIYHRELDLSLQNSLDTSLVSTGDTSFFNGSWHQGRLLSSSLEELQSGSLQKTPHLELSGYQTLPGKRSKKSEPRAALNGDAEYSSPAREHEQDYRLRSPGKHELYDVGRPEKPEESLLSDQSPLSSGVDSGQQSPVSPENRKSHRGIKKLWGKIRRSQSGSPVQLHDPELGEFKRGGFRATAGPRLARSGNARDPKAPFSKWSTEQVCDWLEDIGLGQYAVFARHWVTDGQTLLAASVQDLEKEMAVKNPLHRKKLQLAVKAFGSKQPEKSAELDYVWVTRWLDDIGLPQYKDQFNDGRVDGQMLQYLTVNDLLFLKVTSQLHHLSIKCAIHVLHVNKFNANCLKRRPGNENQFSPGEVIQWSNHRVMEWLRSVDLAEYAPNLRGSGVHGGLIMLEPRFGWDTLAMLLNIPPQKSLLRRHLSTNFNGLVGAQARREKREYTEAPGYTPLSITAKVKPKKLGFSNLTHLRRRRSDESTDYVCPIEASPSPGSGQPAVNGAQVRPYAGFRGLSPILDRETDPSRDQMVITEGTVLQIEALSESINNLTYLLSREELQKELRRAQTALV, encoded by the exons GTGAACCGCTGTTCTCCAGCCAACAATGAAACCTACCAAGAGCGACTGCTCCGCCTAGAGGGGGACAAGGAGTCTCTGGTGCTGCAG GTGAGCGTTCTGACCGACCAGGTGGAGGCTCAGGGGGAGAAGATCCGAGACCTGGAGAGTTCCCTGGAGGAACATCGGCAGAAACTGGCCTCCACGGAGGAGATGCTGcaacag GAGCTGATCAGCAGGACGTCTCTGGAGACTCAGAAGCTGGACCTGATGGACGAGGTGTCCTACCTCAAGCTGAGGCTGGTCGGCGTGGAGGAGACGCACAGCGACACGACGCAACAACGGCAGGACGCTGCGGACACCAATCAGAACAAGGCTGAG tgTGTGGTAAACCTCATCAGTGAGCTCCAGGAGCAGATGTGCAGGTTTCAGGCAGAGATCAGCACTCGCATCCAGGAGAAACGGGCCCTGGAGGAGCGGGAGGcgcagcaggaggcggagccCCGAGGCGGCCAGGCCCAGGGCCCCGCCCCTCAGCCGGAGCTAGCCGACTCGGACGACAGCCGGCCCGACTCGGACGCCTGGATGCACAATGGAGGACAGACTGTACAC gaTCTGTTGGACGAAgtgaagcagctgaagagcAAAGTGGAGGATTTGGAACGAGAGAAGAGTCGATATGAGAAAAAACTACGGGCGACCAAG ACTGAGATctcggagctgcagcagctcctcgccTCCAAGGACGCCGAGATCGAGTGTCTGCAGACGCAGCTGCTCGCCAGAGACGGCTCGGCCAATGACAACGCAGAGAGAG AGGAGGTGTATATCAAGCAGCTGATTAACAAAT ACCAGGAATACCACAGGCTGAAGGTGGGGATGGAGTCTCTGTTGGCGTCTAATGACGAAAAG GATCGTCGTATCGAGGAGCTGACCGCTCTGATCGGCCAGTACAGGAAGATGCGCGAGGTCATGGCGCTCACACAAG GGAGCAGTGAAGAGGAGCTGAGCGGCAGTTTGAAGCTGCGAGCGATCACACGCAGAGCTCACTCCGACACTCTGCGTTCAGAG ATTTCATCCAGAGGATCGTCTCCGCTGATGTTGTCTTCATCCATTTACCACAGAGAGTTGGACTTAAg CCTCCAGAACTCCCTGGACACATCGCTGGTGTCCACCGGAGACACGAGCTTCTTCAACGGATCGTG GCATCAGGGCCGGTTGTTGTCGAGCAGCCTTGAAGAGTTGCAGAGCGGATCGTTACAAAAG actCCGCACCTGGAGCTGAGCGGGTACCAGACTCTGCCGGGGAAGCGGAGTAAGAAGAGCGAGCCGAGGGCGGCGCTGAACGGAGACGCCGAGTACTCGTCTCCGGCGCGCGAGCACGAGCAGGACTACAGACTGA GATCTCCTGGGAAACACGAGCTCTATGATGTCG GACGTCCAGAGAAGCCGGAGGAGAGTCTCCTCTCGGACCAGTCGCCTCTGTCCTCCGGAGTGGACTCTGGACAACAGTCGCCCGTCTCCCCGGAGAACAGGAAGAGTCACAGAGGCATCAAGAAACTCTGGGGGAA GATCCGTCGCAGCCAGTCAGGTAGTCCCGTTCAGCTTCACGACCCCGAGCTGGGCGAGTTCAAGAGGGGGGGCTTCCGAGCCACGGCTGGACCACGACTGGCCCGTTCGGGGAACGCACG GGATCCCAAGGCGCCTTTTTCCAAGTGGAGCACGGAGCAGGTGTGCGACTGGCTGGAGGACATCGGGCTCGGTCAGTACGCCGTCTTTGCTCGCCACTGGGTCACCGACGGGCAGACTCTGCTGGCGGCCTCCGTGCAAGACCTGGagaag GAGATGGCCGTGAAGAATCCGCTCCACAGGAAGAAGCTCCAGTTGGCCGTCAAGGCGTTCGGCAGCAAGCAGCCCGAGAAGTCGGCAGAGCTCGATTACGTCTGGGTCACTC GTTGGCTCGACGACATCGGCCTCCCTCAGTACAAAGACCAGTTCAACGACGGAAGGGTGGATGGACAGATGCTGCAGTATCTCACCGTG AATGACCTGTTGTTCCTGAAGGTGACGAGTCAGCTCCACCACCTCAGCATCAAGTGTGCGATTCACGTTCTCCACGTCAACAAGTTTAACGCCAACTGCCTGAAACGCAGGCCCGGcaacgag AACCAGTTCTCTCCCGGCGAAGTCATCCAGTGGTCCAACCACCGAGTCATGGAGTGGCTGAGATCGGTGGACCTGGCCGAGTACGCACCGAACCTGCGGGGCAGCGGCGTGCACGGGGGCCTGATA ATGCTGGAGCCTCGCTTCGGCTGGGACACGCTGGCCATGCTGCTGAACATCCCGCCGCAGAAGTCGCTGCTGAGGCGCCACCTCAGCACCAACTTCAACGGTCTGGTGGGAGCGCAGGCGCGGCGCGAGAAGCGCGAGTACACGGAGGCGCCGGGCTACACGCCGCTCAGCATCACGGCCAAGGTCAAG CCAAAGAAGTTGGGCTTCTCCAACCTGACCCACCTCAGGAGAAGACGCTCCGACGAGTCCACGGATTACGTGTGTCCCATCGAGGCGTCCCCATCCCCCGGGTCGGGGCAGCCGGCGGTGAACGGGGCGCAGGTGCGTCCCTACGCCGGCTTCCGAGGCCTGAGCCCCATCCTGGACAGAGAGACCGACCCGTCCAGGGACCAG atggTGATCACAGAGGGCACCGTGTTGCAAATAGAAGCTCTGTCTGAGAGCATCAACAACCTCACA TACCTGCTCAGCcgggaggagctgcagaaggagCTGAGACGGGCCCAGACGGCGCTCGTCTGA